In a single window of the Ancylobacter polymorphus genome:
- a CDS encoding extracellular solute-binding protein, whose amino-acid sequence MHGDPLYPPDFAHYRSVNPDAPKGGRLVQGAVGAFDSLNPFIVRGTAPPFVRWNIVESLMARSPDEAFTCYALLARSVETDAARSYVAFEIDPRARFSDGTPVTADDVLFSYELLRAKGRPNHRTYYGKVAKAEVTGPLAIRFTFAVVDRELPLILALMPVLARHATDPETFEQTSFKAPLGSGPYVASEVKPGESVVLTRAPAYWGAELPVNRGNFNFDSLRYDFYRDVNAQFEAFKRGLYDIRFETDPGRWKTGYDFPAARDGRIVTEEIATGTPKPYSALIFNMRRPLFSDLRVRQAMVALFDFEWANQNLYFGLYRRNGSFYDDSELSSLGRPADARERALLAPYADAVLPAVMDGTWQAPRSDGTGRDRTRLREALDLFAAAGWDLKGGTLSSRATGQPFAPELLVGSKDQERLALAYQNMLRRAGVRLDIRLVDNVQFEARKQTYDYDMVPYIWDQSLSPGNEQAFYFGSAAADTPGTRNFMGLKSKAADAMIEALLAAQGKEDFVSAVRALDRVLISAQFSVPLFYTPGQWVARWRKVERPQTLALQGTLAESWWQAKG is encoded by the coding sequence ATGCATGGCGACCCGCTCTATCCGCCCGACTTCGCGCATTACCGCAGCGTCAATCCCGACGCGCCAAAGGGCGGGCGGCTGGTGCAGGGCGCGGTCGGCGCGTTCGACAGCCTGAACCCGTTCATCGTGCGTGGCACGGCGCCGCCCTTCGTGCGCTGGAACATCGTCGAAAGCCTGATGGCGCGCAGCCCGGACGAGGCGTTTACCTGCTACGCCCTGCTCGCCCGCAGCGTCGAGACCGACGCCGCCCGCTCCTATGTCGCCTTCGAGATCGACCCGCGCGCCCGCTTCTCCGACGGCACGCCGGTGACGGCCGACGACGTGCTGTTCTCCTACGAGCTGCTGCGCGCCAAGGGGCGGCCAAACCACCGCACCTATTACGGCAAGGTGGCGAAGGCGGAAGTCACCGGCCCGCTCGCCATCCGCTTCACCTTCGCCGTGGTCGACCGCGAATTGCCGCTCATCCTCGCGCTGATGCCGGTGCTCGCCCGCCACGCCACCGATCCCGAGACCTTCGAGCAGACCAGCTTCAAGGCCCCGCTCGGCAGCGGGCCCTATGTCGCCAGCGAGGTGAAGCCGGGCGAAAGCGTGGTGCTCACCCGCGCGCCCGCCTATTGGGGCGCGGAGCTGCCGGTCAATCGCGGCAATTTCAATTTCGACAGCCTGCGCTACGACTTCTACCGCGATGTGAATGCGCAGTTTGAAGCCTTCAAGCGCGGCCTCTACGACATTCGCTTCGAAACCGATCCCGGCCGCTGGAAGACCGGCTATGATTTCCCCGCCGCGCGCGACGGGCGCATCGTCACCGAGGAAATCGCCACCGGCACGCCAAAACCCTATTCGGCGCTGATCTTCAACATGCGCCGCCCGCTGTTCTCGGATCTGCGGGTGCGGCAGGCGATGGTGGCGCTGTTCGATTTCGAATGGGCGAATCAGAACCTCTATTTCGGCCTCTACCGCCGCAATGGCAGCTTCTACGACGATTCCGAACTCTCCTCGCTGGGTCGCCCCGCCGATGCGCGCGAGCGGGCGCTGCTCGCGCCCTATGCCGACGCGGTGCTCCCCGCAGTCATGGACGGCACCTGGCAGGCGCCGCGCTCGGACGGCACCGGCCGCGACCGTACAAGGCTGCGCGAGGCGCTCGATCTCTTCGCCGCCGCCGGCTGGGACCTGAAGGGTGGCACGCTCAGCAGCCGCGCCACCGGCCAGCCCTTCGCGCCGGAGCTGCTCGTCGGCTCAAAGGACCAGGAACGGCTGGCGCTCGCCTATCAGAACATGCTGCGCCGCGCCGGGGTCCGGCTCGACATCCGCCTCGTCGACAATGTGCAGTTCGAGGCCCGCAAGCAGACTTACGACTACGACATGGTGCCCTATATCTGGGACCAGTCGCTCTCCCCCGGCAATGAGCAGGCGTTCTATTTCGGCTCCGCCGCCGCCGACACGCCCGGCACGCGCAATTTCATGGGGCTGAAGAGCAAGGCGGCGGACGCGATGATCGAGGCGCTACTGGCGGCGCAGGGCAAGGAGGATTTCGTCTCCGCCGTGCGCGCGCTGGATCGGGTGCTGATTTCCGCGCAGTTCTCCGTGCCGCTGTTCTACACGCCCGGCCAGTGGGTGGCGCGCTGGCGCAAGGTGGAACGGCCGCAGACGCTGGCCCTGCAAGGCACGCTGGCGGAAAGCTGGTGGCAGGCCAAGGGCTAG
- a CDS encoding invasion associated locus B family protein — protein sequence MIHRSTLARSLAGAALALAFASGAALAQTAPAKPAAKQPAAPAAQPAAPANGQQAGAQQIPAIPIPWMKRCRQEPSINKEVCEMEQTIITDTGQFLVRFGIFEVQDDPKKAFTVAFPTGLLLRNGFRVALANEQPILGTFVMCDERFCRGDIQVDQGFVDRMKKAPGLTLQVANAVGRLISYPIGLGDFAKVYDGPQTDPKAFEAQITKIQEQVKARQDQLKAEADQREQQTKAGLEKLGAEKLKTAPAQ from the coding sequence ATGATCCACCGCTCCACTCTCGCGCGCAGCCTGGCTGGCGCCGCCCTGGCGCTGGCCTTTGCCAGCGGTGCCGCGCTCGCCCAGACGGCGCCGGCCAAGCCGGCGGCCAAGCAGCCGGCCGCTCCCGCCGCCCAGCCCGCCGCGCCGGCCAATGGCCAGCAGGCCGGCGCGCAGCAGATCCCGGCGATTCCGATTCCGTGGATGAAGCGCTGCCGGCAGGAGCCGTCGATCAACAAGGAGGTCTGCGAAATGGAGCAGACCATCATCACCGACACCGGGCAGTTCCTCGTCCGCTTCGGCATATTCGAGGTGCAGGACGACCCGAAGAAGGCGTTCACCGTCGCTTTCCCGACCGGCCTGCTGCTGCGCAACGGCTTCCGCGTCGCCCTCGCCAACGAACAGCCGATCCTCGGCACCTTCGTGATGTGCGACGAGCGCTTCTGCCGCGGCGACATCCAGGTCGACCAGGGCTTCGTCGACCGCATGAAGAAGGCCCCCGGCCTGACGCTGCAGGTCGCCAATGCGGTCGGCCGGCTGATCTCCTATCCGATCGGCCTCGGCGATTTCGCCAAGGTCTATGACGGCCCGCAGACCGACCCGAAGGCGTTCGAGGCGCAGATCACCAAGATCCAGGAGCAGGTGAAGGCCCGCCAGGATCAGCTGAAGGCCGAGGCCGACCAGCGCGAACAGCAGACCAAGGCCGGCCTTGAAAAGCTCGGCGCCGAAAAGCTGAAGACCGCGCCGGCCCAGTAA
- the hspQ gene encoding heat shock protein HspQ: MKERNAKYRIGEVVRHRHYPFRGVVFDVDPEFSNTDEWWESIPEHIRPTKDQPFYHLLAENAETEYVAYVSEQNLELDTTGEPLRHPQLPEMLAADGDGGWRVRSERLQ; encoded by the coding sequence ATGAAAGAGCGCAACGCCAAATACCGGATCGGCGAGGTCGTGCGGCACAGGCACTACCCGTTCCGGGGCGTGGTGTTCGATGTGGACCCGGAATTCTCCAACACCGATGAGTGGTGGGAATCGATCCCCGAGCACATCCGCCCGACCAAGGACCAGCCCTTCTATCATCTGCTGGCCGAGAACGCGGAGACGGAATACGTCGCCTATGTCTCGGAGCAGAATCTGGAACTCGACACCACGGGTGAGCCGCTTCGCCACCCGCAGCTGCCGGAGATGCTGGCGGCCGACGGTGACGGCGGCTGGCGCGTGCGCAGCGAAAGGCTGCAATAG
- the mfd gene encoding transcription-repair coupling factor, with protein MKTAFATLTSKLAPGRTVTLANVPGGMEGLVVADLARALAAQDKAPWPTLMVICRDSERMAELERALGFFAPGVEVLPFPAWDCLPYDRASPNSAVIARRMTTLARLARVKGREAGTILLTTVNAALQRVPSRALIATQSFSAAPGNALSLDEVVGWAEINGFQRTSTVRDTGEYAVRGGIVDLFPPGLPAPVRLDFFGDTLESIRSFDPETQRTAMQMRALDLVPMSEVQLTSETMKRFRMAYVAAFGAAQRGDMLYEAVSEGRRYPGMEHWLPLFHDGLDTLFDYAPDAPIVMEAQDDEAAASRLDQIADYYDARRHGLEHGGGTPYKPLPPDALYLTAEEWKARREAAKNVALSAYALPESRDVIDLDGRPARSFAPERADPEASLFEVAAAYLRDLAKHKRTILAAWSDGSRDRLSTVLADHGLKGTQTVGSRDAAEALPKGTIALAVLGIESGFETDGLAVIGEQDILGDRLVRPKRKARRPQDVIAELGALTAGDLVVHVDHGIGRFIGLKTIEAMGAPHDCLEIHYAEGSKLFLPVENLELLSRYGSEDTEAQLDRLGGGGWQARKARMKSRIREMAAELIKVAAQRQTQEAPRLVPAAGLYDEFRARFPYEETEDQEAAIEAVFDDLGSGHPMDRLVCGDVGFGKTEVALRAAFAVALNGKQVAVVVPTTLLARQHFKTFSERFKGLPVVVRQASRLVTGKELSDTKKGLADGTVDIVVGTHALLGKTISFRDLGLVIVDEEQHFGVGHKERLKQMRAEVHVLTLTATPIPRTLQLAMTGVRELSIIASPPVDRLAVRSFITPFDPLIVREALLRERYRGGQSFYVCPRIEDLAEVKDFLDKSVPEVKVAVAHGQMAATQLEEIMSAFYDGQFDVLLSTTIVESGLDIPTANTLIIHRADMFGLAQLYQLRGRVGRSKTRAYAIFTLPAEKQVTAQADRRLKVLQSLDTLGAGFQLASHDLDIRGAGNLLGDEQSGHIKEVGYELYQEMLEEAIANLKAGITAPAADKWSPTISIGTPVLIPEDYVTDLHVRLSLYRRLADMETDAEIESMGAEMVDRFGTLPEEVEQLLKLVAIKALCRRANVEKVDAGPRGMVLTFRDGRFPNPAGFITYVGKPHVVAKMRPDGKVVFSEDWPSANARLKGSAGILKELAKIAEQGAKAA; from the coding sequence ATGAAGACCGCTTTCGCCACCCTGACCTCGAAGCTCGCGCCCGGCCGCACGGTCACGCTCGCCAATGTGCCGGGCGGGATGGAGGGCCTCGTCGTCGCCGATCTCGCCCGCGCGCTGGCGGCGCAGGACAAGGCGCCCTGGCCGACGCTGATGGTGATCTGCCGCGACAGCGAGCGCATGGCGGAGCTGGAGCGGGCGCTCGGCTTCTTCGCGCCGGGGGTGGAGGTGCTGCCCTTCCCGGCCTGGGACTGCCTGCCCTATGACCGCGCCTCGCCCAACAGCGCCGTCATCGCCCGCCGCATGACCACGCTGGCCCGGCTCGCGCGTGTGAAGGGCCGCGAGGCCGGCACCATCCTGCTCACCACGGTCAACGCCGCGCTGCAGCGCGTGCCGAGCCGCGCGCTGATCGCCACCCAGTCCTTCTCCGCCGCGCCGGGCAACGCGCTCTCGCTCGACGAGGTGGTGGGCTGGGCGGAGATCAACGGCTTCCAGCGCACCTCCACCGTGCGCGATACCGGCGAATATGCGGTGCGCGGCGGCATTGTCGACCTGTTCCCGCCCGGGCTGCCGGCGCCGGTGCGGCTCGATTTCTTCGGCGACACGCTGGAATCGATCCGCTCCTTCGACCCCGAGACCCAGCGCACCGCCATGCAGATGCGCGCCCTCGATCTGGTGCCGATGAGCGAGGTGCAGCTCACCAGCGAGACGATGAAGCGCTTCCGCATGGCCTATGTCGCCGCCTTCGGCGCGGCGCAGCGCGGCGACATGCTCTATGAGGCGGTGAGCGAGGGGCGGCGCTATCCCGGCATGGAACACTGGCTGCCGCTGTTCCATGACGGGCTGGACACGCTGTTCGACTACGCCCCCGACGCCCCCATCGTCATGGAGGCGCAGGACGACGAGGCCGCCGCCTCCCGGCTCGACCAGATCGCCGATTATTACGACGCCCGCCGCCACGGCCTGGAGCATGGCGGCGGCACGCCCTACAAGCCGCTGCCGCCCGACGCGCTCTATCTCACCGCCGAGGAGTGGAAGGCCCGGCGCGAGGCGGCGAAGAACGTCGCCCTGTCGGCCTATGCGCTGCCCGAATCGAGGGACGTGATCGACCTCGACGGCCGCCCGGCCCGCTCCTTCGCGCCGGAACGGGCGGACCCCGAAGCCTCGCTGTTCGAGGTGGCGGCCGCCTATCTGCGCGACCTCGCCAAACATAAGCGCACCATCCTCGCCGCCTGGTCGGACGGCTCGCGCGACCGGCTGTCCACCGTGCTCGCCGATCACGGCCTCAAGGGCACGCAGACGGTCGGCTCGCGCGACGCGGCGGAGGCGCTGCCCAAGGGCACCATCGCGCTGGCCGTGCTCGGCATCGAGTCTGGCTTCGAGACGGACGGCCTCGCCGTCATCGGCGAGCAGGACATTCTCGGCGACCGGCTGGTGCGCCCGAAGCGCAAGGCGCGCCGGCCGCAGGACGTGATCGCGGAGCTGGGCGCGCTCACCGCCGGCGATCTCGTCGTGCATGTCGACCACGGCATCGGCCGCTTCATCGGGCTGAAGACCATCGAGGCGATGGGCGCCCCGCACGACTGCCTCGAAATCCACTATGCGGAAGGCTCCAAGCTGTTCCTGCCGGTGGAAAACCTCGAACTCCTGTCGCGCTACGGCTCGGAAGACACCGAGGCACAGCTCGACCGGCTGGGCGGCGGCGGCTGGCAGGCGCGCAAGGCGCGGATGAAGAGCCGTATCCGCGAGATGGCGGCCGAGCTGATCAAGGTGGCGGCGCAGCGCCAGACGCAGGAGGCGCCGCGCCTCGTGCCGGCGGCCGGGCTTTATGACGAGTTCCGCGCCCGCTTCCCCTATGAGGAGACCGAGGACCAGGAGGCCGCTATCGAGGCGGTGTTCGACGATCTCGGTTCCGGCCATCCGATGGACCGGCTGGTGTGCGGCGATGTCGGCTTCGGCAAGACGGAGGTCGCGCTGCGCGCCGCCTTCGCCGTGGCGCTGAACGGCAAGCAGGTGGCGGTGGTGGTGCCGACCACGCTGCTCGCCCGCCAGCATTTCAAGACGTTTTCCGAGCGCTTCAAGGGGCTGCCCGTCGTGGTGCGGCAGGCCTCGCGGCTGGTGACCGGCAAGGAACTTTCCGACACCAAGAAGGGGCTCGCCGACGGCACGGTGGACATCGTGGTCGGCACCCATGCGCTGCTGGGCAAGACGATCTCCTTCCGCGATCTCGGCCTCGTCATCGTCGATGAGGAGCAGCATTTCGGCGTTGGCCACAAGGAGCGGCTGAAGCAGATGCGCGCCGAGGTGCATGTGCTGACCCTCACCGCGACGCCCATTCCGCGCACGCTGCAGCTCGCCATGACCGGGGTGCGCGAACTCTCCATCATCGCCTCGCCGCCGGTCGACCGGCTGGCGGTCCGCAGCTTCATAACCCCGTTCGATCCCTTGATCGTACGCGAGGCGCTGCTGCGCGAGCGCTATCGCGGCGGACAGAGCTTCTATGTCTGCCCGCGCATCGAGGACCTCGCCGAGGTGAAGGACTTCCTCGACAAGAGCGTGCCGGAGGTGAAGGTCGCGGTGGCGCATGGCCAGATGGCGGCGACGCAGCTCGAAGAAATCATGTCCGCCTTCTATGACGGGCAGTTCGACGTGCTGCTCTCCACCACCATCGTCGAATCCGGCCTCGATATCCCCACCGCCAACACGCTGATCATCCACCGCGCCGACATGTTCGGCCTCGCCCAGCTCTACCAGCTGCGCGGGCGCGTCGGTCGCTCCAAGACGCGGGCCTATGCCATCTTCACCCTGCCGGCGGAAAAGCAGGTGACGGCGCAGGCGGATCGGCGGCTCAAGGTGTTGCAGTCGCTCGACACGCTGGGGGCGGGCTTCCAGCTCGCCAGCCACGACCTCGACATTCGCGGCGCCGGCAATCTGCTCGGCGACGAGCAGTCCGGCCATATCAAGGAGGTCGGCTACGAGCTGTATCAGGAGATGCTTGAGGAGGCGATCGCCAACCTCAAGGCCGGCATTACCGCGCCGGCGGCGGACAAGTGGTCGCCCACCATCTCCATCGGTACGCCGGTGCTGATCCCCGAGGACTATGTGACCGACCTGCATGTCCGCCTCAGCCTCTATCGCCGGCTGGCCGACATGGAGACCGACGCCGAGATCGAATCCATGGGCGCGGAAATGGTCGACCGCTTCGGCACGCTGCCCGAAGAGGTGGAACAGCTGCTCAAGCTGGTGGCGATCAAGGCGCTGTGCCGCCGCGCCAATGTGGAGAAGGTGGATGCCGGCCCGCGCGGCATGGTGCTGACCTTCCGCGACGGGCGCTTCCCCAACCCGGCCGGCTTCATCACCTATGTCGGCAAGCCGCATGTGGTGGCGAAGATGCGCCCCGACGGCAAGGTGGTGTTCTCCGAGGACTGGCCGAGCGCCAATGCGCGACTGAAGGGCAGCGCCGGAATTCTGAAAGAGCTGGCGAAGATCGCGGAGCAGGGGGCGAAGGCGGCCTGA